The genomic stretch AACTTTTGCATGTCCGTCTTCACGAATCAGATGCAATATCTTTACTCTTCTTTGATTGAGTGCCATATTTATTAGATTTAGAGGTTATGTTTTTTACGATATTCCTGAATATCCTTAATGGAAACAATTTTCAAACCGAATTTTGCTGCAATCTCACCTAGTTGGGGAAGACGCGCCATTGTACCATCTTCATTCAAAATTTCAACAAGAGCTCCTCCGGGTTTCAAACCTGCCATTCTTGTCATATCCAGTGTAGCTTCGGTATGTCCATTACGTTCCAATACTCCATTTTCCGCACCGTAAAGGGGGAACACATGCCCCGGACGAGCAAACTCGGAAGGATTCAGATTTCCTGCCACCAAAGCTTTTATTGTTGACGAACGGTCGAAAGCAGAAACTCCCGTAGTACAGCCATACCCTCTTAAATCTACCGACATAGTAAACGGTGTACCTAGCAATGAAGTGTTTTCTTCTGCCATCGGAGCCAGACCAAGTTCTTCACAACGTGAACGTGGCAGAGGAGCACATAACAACCCTCTGCCATGAGTAATCATAAAATTTACAATTTCAGGAGTAATCTTTTCTCCTGAAACGATAAAATCGCCTTCGTTTTCACGATCTTCGTCATCAACAACGATCAATACTTTGCCCTGACGAATATCTTCCAATCCTTCTTCTACTGTATTTAACATTTTAGTGTATCTAGGGAGTTAATTATACTGCAAATTTAAGCTAAAACAAAAAGAATCGAAAACTATTAGCCTTTTTTATGATAAAAAAAATCAATCATCTCCCGTCAGAAGGCTTATCCCATCATTTCACCTCTGTTATTCTAAGAACAATATAAGGAGTATCCGGAATTCTTACTCCCCGATGATGTATATCAAAAACACGATAATCCAATTCCTCTGTTGTTTCAAATATCACAGGATATTCCGTGACAGTCATGGCCCACACATCAATAATCTCTACTTTAAACCGTTTATTCTTTTGCAATTTGTTATAATCTGCATTTTTTACCGGCAGATTAAAAGTCCAGAAACCTTTCACATCTTTTCCCATATTGACCAGATAATAGTCCGGTCCAGCAGTAGAAGTAACCAAGTCACGACTGATATCTGCCATCTCCAACGGATAGGGAGCAGCTTCAAGAATCGTTCTCAAAAATTTCACACGTTTCCAGCTTTCACCTTTTAAAGATCCCCCTTGCGCCCAAAAGATAGGTTCGTTCCCCTGCTGATAACATTCACCGTGAGTGACATAAATCCCACCCAACAAACCATTCAAAATAAAGTAAGTCATCTGCTGCGGACTTAACCTTCCCCAACGATAAGGTAGATTCCCTTCATACCCAACCTCATCACATATAACCGGTTTGCGATAAATTTTTCTTAAAGTAGCAGAAGCGGTAGAACTCAGTACCGGTGCCTCATCTTGTATGCTGACATGGGTAAATTCAGGCATCCAATAATCAAAATAAGTAGCCGTCGCTCCATGAATAGAACATAAATGGCGATAAGGATCATTCTCAACCACTGTTTTCGTCAACAGCTTCCAATCGTCCACAGTTTTCGCTTTTACATAATCCCACTCGTTTGCCATAGACCACCATACATTTCTAAAAGAAGCCAAACGCGCAGTAATATATTTAATATAACGTACATTCACCTCATTCGACATAGCATCAAAGCCCCATCTTCCTTTATCATAAGGATGGAAAAGGATCAAATCCGCCTCAATCCCCAAACGGTTCAGTTGGTCTATCCGTTTCTCCAAATGCTGAAAAAAAGCCGGGTCAAATCTGTCAAAGTCCCATTCTTTCCTTTCATTTCCTTCCTTATCTTTTATCGTCTTCTCTATTTCAAAAGGATAAAGCGCGGGCTCGTCTTTCACTAAAGAATAGTTTTTAGGAAACACACACATCCTTACCTTATTAAAACCGGCTTCACCAAACGATTTCAAAGTAGCCTCCTGAGTCGTTTCCTTCATATGTGTCCATGCATAGGCCGTCGTACCCATCGGATAATAACGGGTACCGTCCGCATATTTAAAATTATGTTCTCCGTCCACCAACACCATGCCATGATTATCTTTTCCGGCGGGTACCACTGTGAATGTACCTTTCCGACCATTCATAGCTCCTATACTGGAAGATGTAACATACCTCCATTCCCCGGCGACAGCAGGCATAAACCGTATCCTATAAGTATTCTCACCATCATAAAATCCTTCCACCGTTTTCTTTTCCTTTCCACAAATGAAAGTAGCGGAAAGACGTGTATCAAAAGGATTCCCTTTGGTCACCTGTTTAAAACTCAACTCAAACCGGTCCCAACATTCCACTTTGTCTTGTGCATTTACTTTTACCACAAAACTTAACAGCGTCCAAACAGCTATTACATAAAATTTCGTACTCATCCTATCATGTTTAAAAAATTATATTCATAAAAGTTTTCCGGAACATTTTCATACTGTGTCAATGAGCACAAAGATAGATTTTACCCTTGAGAACCAAAGGTAAAATCTTACATCAATAAGGTATTTTCTTGCTATTTACCTTCATAAACAGCACAAAACGGAACTTAGTTATTATTTTTATACTCAGTCAAAGTCTGATTAAATGCTTTTTTAAACGCCTTGCCAAAGTAACCGGGATCAGAGAAGCCGACGGCAAAAGCAACCTCAGAGAAAGACATACCACTTTGTATAAAACTTTTCGCTTTATTCAACCTATAATTCTTTATATATTCTATCGGAGAAATCCCCATGATACCATTCACTTTCCGATTGAATACAGAACGGCTCATATTCATGAACTCTGCCAGATCATTAACCCGCAGTCCCGGATTACTGTAATTCTCTTCCATAAACCCTACCAGCTTCTGCATAAACAGCTCATCCAAAGGAACAATTTGCGACACAGGATAAGCGATGGCTTCTAAAGGTTCTTTCTTCGGCTGAGCACCATATTTTGACAAAAAAACCGACTGAAGCACTTTTCTTTGCCTGATCAAGTTCTCAATTCTCGATTTTAAATAATCGCTGCTGAAAGGTTTAGGTATATAATCATCAATCCCTAATTGTAAACCTTGAATACGATCCTCAACAGACGATTTTGCAGAAAGGATAATAATAGGGATATCACAAGTATTGACATTCTCCTTGATGTGCCTTATCAATTCAATACCATCCATACGCGGCATCATAATATCTGTAATAATAAAATCCGGAACTTCCTCTTCTATCTCTTCCAATGCCATCACTCCATCGGCAACTCCAACAACACGGTAAGTACCTGACAATATTTCACATATAAATTGACGCAACTCAGCATTATCCTCCACTACCATCACTTTTACTAAAGTTTCTTTTGTTGCCGGAGGCATGTCCGGCAAAGATATTTCATCATTTTGTTCCGGTTCCGCCAAGACCGTTTCCTGTTCTTCCGAAGTGTCGTTCAATATATATTCAACATTTTTATCCTGAGCATATATTTCCTTTCCCTTATGCAAAACCAGTTTGAATACACTTCCTTTCTTTACTTCACTTTCGACCTGAATTTCCCCATGCAGCATTTTAACCAACTCATTCACCAGCGAAAGCCCTATACCCGATGAAGGCTGCATGTCATTTTCCTTGGACACTGTAGTGAAACGTTCAAATATGGATGGCACTTTATCTTTGGGAATGCCAATACCTTCATCTTTTACGGCAATCGAAACAAACTGTCCGCTTTCCATCACAATCAAGGTAATCGACTTGTTATCCGGTGTATACTTAAAGGCATTGGAAAGCAAGTTAAAGATAATTTTCTCGAACTTATCACTATCTATCCACAAAAAAACAGAAGGCAACGTTGTCTGAAGAGAAAAATTTATATTTTTCTCTTCAGACAACAATCGGAAATTATCCATTATATTATGAAGCATGATAATGATATCCCGGTATTCAATAGTCAAGCCCATTTTTTTATTCTGTATCTTTCTGAAATCCAATACTTGATTAATGAGCAATAACATACGATTGATATTTTTCTGCACCAATTGAAGATGATGCCGGGTCCGGGAAGTCAAAGGCTCCTGGGACAACACTTCGGATACCGGACCGGATATAAGGGTTAAAGGAGTACGTAGTTCATGTGAGATATCAATAAAAGAACGTACTTTTATTTCCGCCAATCTTTGTTCCATATTTACCTTATGTTTCAAATAGTAAATATAGAAAAAAATATATCCGATAGCTAAAGATATCACCAAGACAACAACTATATAAAAAGCCTTAGCCCAACCGGTTTCCCAAAAGGTGGGTAATACCTGTAAAGTAACCGTTTTCACAGAGTTCATCCAAATACCATCCCCATTGGTCGCCTTTATCTGAAATTGATATTTTCCTGCCGGAAGACTTACAAAACTAACCGAGTTCTTCTTACCTATATAATACCATTGATTATCATCCAACTTATAAGCATACTCGATATCCAAGGAATTAGTATAATCCAACGCAGCAAATGAGATGGTAAAATTCCTCCGCCGGGTAGGAATCTCTAAATAATCCGCATCACTCAATACATGAGATAAATTATCCTCCGAATATTTTATACCTGTCACTACAATAGGAGCTTCATAAGCCTGCTTAACGATACTATCCGGAGAAAAGACAAGCATACCGCCTTCTGTACCCATTAAGATATCCCCTTGCCTGTCTGCAACCGGAAGACATTCACTATAATTAAAAGAACGATTGAAAAAAGTTTCTCCAAAAGACTCAAAAGTCTGATCGTGCACATCAAACAGAGTGATATCCGTTTCCGAGCCGATCCATATATTATGATTTTTATCTTCAATCAAGGCTCTAGCCAACGGAGATGTCTCTTTGCCGAACGACCGGAATCGAAGTTCATCAGATAATAAATTTGATGAAACCAACTTGCAAAGGCCACCTCCATAACAATAACAATAGATAGTTTCATCTGTCGTTCGTAAAACAGACATCACATCAGCACTACACAACCCGTCAGCCGCCTGCGGACGAGGAAGGTTAAGATAAAAACGAATATTTTCGTAATCCGAAAAATCAGAAGAAAAAGTAATCAAACCTTCTATAGTACCCACCAGCATAGTATGACCGGGTCCCTCCACCATACAACGAATACTGTTGGTACGATTAATAGGAAAACCGGACAATTTATTCTCCGCATGAATAAAACGTATCGCCCCATCTTCCTTTTCCTCAACCAAATTCAATCCGCCACCGTAAGTACCAATCCAAATACTTCCGTTATGATCCTCATCAATGCATGATATTTTATTGTCACTGATGGAATAAGGATCCGACGGATTATTCATATAATGATATACCTCATAATGATAAGGACGATTCCGAGGAACAAGCCTGAACAATCCGTTTTCCTTACTGCCAAGCCATATTGTCTGCGCCTGATCCTTCAGCATGACATAGATTCCACCTTCTGCAAAAA from Phocaeicola dorei encodes the following:
- a CDS encoding hybrid sensor histidine kinase/response regulator transcription factor, yielding MENTIKLKYIWGILLLALHFVFVKGQPICVARQYTVRDGLIQSNPAQILQSHNGFIWVSTWNGVSRFDGRDFETFQFDSLLNQHMQRLENTADGNLWMIAYDRHSLYLYDIRENKLINVLKQYEQHFNTPLQIENLYPLSKGITWVTLNNGGCFRISDKECTVSSGIQYITAIDDVELGKVSRVFEDKQGEEWVFSDKGVSIFGKRTISSYPFSMFETMDNLVFLASQNGRLAYYDVNTMQFNIVPFQEKIQHINGIKVLKDNQLAVLSDKGLYLCRFPELAMEKYDFSLPGHDDAAVRKVYQDSKGFLWIFTGLPGIIRLDPETGVKQYLNTPSGYMASSPENELFIYEDPNGVVWTIPYKGIFSYYDEKSRELKVYFTPGRNHIPYSPIIKTTYVDKQNNLWIKSQRSFIKMFFPPSPYTYRELDNYFDTKSFLFDSDEHLWIATKKGIIRIMDSQKNLLGYLSPDGELAQTETVFAEGGIYVMLKDQAQTIWLGSKENGLFRLVPRNRPYHYEVYHYMNNPSDPYSISDNKISCIDEDHNGSIWIGTYGGGLNLVEEKEDGAIRFIHAENKLSGFPINRTNSIRCMVEGPGHTMLVGTIEGLITFSSDFSDYENIRFYLNLPRPQAADGLCSADVMSVLRTTDETIYCYCYGGGLCKLVSSNLLSDELRFRSFGKETSPLARALIEDKNHNIWIGSETDITLFDVHDQTFESFGETFFNRSFNYSECLPVADRQGDILMGTEGGMLVFSPDSIVKQAYEAPIVVTGIKYSEDNLSHVLSDADYLEIPTRRRNFTISFAALDYTNSLDIEYAYKLDDNQWYYIGKKNSVSFVSLPAGKYQFQIKATNGDGIWMNSVKTVTLQVLPTFWETGWAKAFYIVVVLVISLAIGYIFFYIYYLKHKVNMEQRLAEIKVRSFIDISHELRTPLTLISGPVSEVLSQEPLTSRTRHHLQLVQKNINRMLLLINQVLDFRKIQNKKMGLTIEYRDIIIMLHNIMDNFRLLSEEKNINFSLQTTLPSVFLWIDSDKFEKIIFNLLSNAFKYTPDNKSITLIVMESGQFVSIAVKDEGIGIPKDKVPSIFERFTTVSKENDMQPSSGIGLSLVNELVKMLHGEIQVESEVKKGSVFKLVLHKGKEIYAQDKNVEYILNDTSEEQETVLAEPEQNDEISLPDMPPATKETLVKVMVVEDNAELRQFICEILSGTYRVVGVADGVMALEEIEEEVPDFIITDIMMPRMDGIELIRHIKENVNTCDIPIIILSAKSSVEDRIQGLQLGIDDYIPKPFSSDYLKSRIENLIRQRKVLQSVFLSKYGAQPKKEPLEAIAYPVSQIVPLDELFMQKLVGFMEENYSNPGLRVNDLAEFMNMSRSVFNRKVNGIMGISPIEYIKNYRLNKAKSFIQSGMSFSEVAFAVGFSDPGYFGKAFKKAFNQTLTEYKNNN
- a CDS encoding DUF5060 domain-containing protein, whose product is MSTKFYVIAVWTLLSFVVKVNAQDKVECWDRFELSFKQVTKGNPFDTRLSATFICGKEKKTVEGFYDGENTYRIRFMPAVAGEWRYVTSSSIGAMNGRKGTFTVVPAGKDNHGMVLVDGEHNFKYADGTRYYPMGTTAYAWTHMKETTQEATLKSFGEAGFNKVRMCVFPKNYSLVKDEPALYPFEIEKTIKDKEGNERKEWDFDRFDPAFFQHLEKRIDQLNRLGIEADLILFHPYDKGRWGFDAMSNEVNVRYIKYITARLASFRNVWWSMANEWDYVKAKTVDDWKLLTKTVVENDPYRHLCSIHGATATYFDYWMPEFTHVSIQDEAPVLSSTASATLRKIYRKPVICDEVGYEGNLPYRWGRLSPQQMTYFILNGLLGGIYVTHGECYQQGNEPIFWAQGGSLKGESWKRVKFLRTILEAAPYPLEMADISRDLVTSTAGPDYYLVNMGKDVKGFWTFNLPVKNADYNKLQKNKRFKVEIIDVWAMTVTEYPVIFETTEELDYRVFDIHHRGVRIPDTPYIVLRITEVK
- the ribB gene encoding 3,4-dihydroxy-2-butanone-4-phosphate synthase translates to MLNTVEEGLEDIRQGKVLIVVDDEDRENEGDFIVSGEKITPEIVNFMITHGRGLLCAPLPRSRCEELGLAPMAEENTSLLGTPFTMSVDLRGYGCTTGVSAFDRSSTIKALVAGNLNPSEFARPGHVFPLYGAENGVLERNGHTEATLDMTRMAGLKPGGALVEILNEDGTMARLPQLGEIAAKFGLKIVSIKDIQEYRKKHNL